The Actinocorallia herbida DNA window CGGCCGGATCCGCGCTCGCCGCCGGAACGCCCGACCCCGAGACCCTCACCCTCCAGGTCCCCAGCGACGGCAGCGTCCGCGCCGTCCGCGAACTCCTCGCCCTCCTGGACGAGCGCGCCATCGACGTCGCCGAGATGAACGTGCACACCCCCGACCTCGACGACGTCTTCCTCACCCTCACCGGCCGCCCCGAAGCCCCCGCCCAGCACTGAACGCCCCTCCGCCCCCGCGCCGAAACCCCCAGGGAGATCCCCCCATGAGCGCCCTCGCCCTCGCCGCCCGCGACTCGTCCACCATGATCCGCCGCCAGCTCAAGCGCCTCGTCCGCTACCCGGCCATGACCGTCCAGCTCGTCATCACGCCGATCATCATCCTGTTCCTGTTCGTCTACGTCCTCGGCGGCACCCTCGGTGAAGGCATCGGCGGCGGACGCGCCGAGTACATCGCCTACATCGTCCCCGGCATCCTGCTGATGGCGGCCTCCACGGCCGTGGCCGGCACCGCCGTCATGGTCGCGACCGACATGACCGAAGGCATCGTCGCCCGCTTCAAGACGATGCGCATCTCCCGAGCGTCGGTCCTGACCGGCCATGTCGCCGCCAGCGTCATCCAGCAGCTCCTCAGCATGGCCGCCCTCCTCGCCATCGCCTACGCCCTCGGCTTCCGCCCCAACGCCTCCGCGGTCGAGTGGCTCGCCGTCCTGGGCCTGCTCACCCTCTTCGCCTTCGCCATCTCCTGGATCGCCGTGGCCCTCGGCCTCGCCTCCCCCACCCCCGAAGCCGCGGGCAGCAGCCCCATGTTCCTCATGCTCCTCCCCTTCCTGGGCAGCGGCTTCGTCCCCACCGACTCCATGCCCACCGTCCTCCGCTGGTTCGCCGACTACCAGCCCTTCACCCCCATCATGGAAACCACCCGAGGCCTCCTCCTCGGCACCGAAATCGGCAACAACGCCTACATCTCCCTCGCCTGGTGCATCGCCCTGACCGCCCTCTCCTACCTCTGGGCCAAGAACACCTTCACCAAAGCCTGACCCCCATGCCCCGCCCGAACAGGGCCGTCAGACCCCAGGGTCCGACGGCCCTGAGCCTTTTCCCCGGTCCCCTGCCCTGTGCCGGTGCTTCCCTCAGGCCACAGGCGAACGCGTAGAGCCGCCCCATGTCCGTGTCCCGGCTGAGACTGACCGATGGCAATGGGCTTCACCGGCCCGCGTTCGGTCGATCTCGATCTCATCCGGCCCGACGGCGGCCACGCCGGATGGACCGTCCTCGCCGGGCGCAACGCCTCGGGCAAGACCACCCTCCTCCGGGCGATGGCCCTGGCGTTCCCGGCCCCGCAGGCGCCGCCTTCGAAGAGGGGCGGGTGTCCATAGGGGCCGAGGGCTGAAGGACCACGCCTTGCGGAACCCGACCTTGCGCGCAGCCCTACTTCGCTGACGTCCGCATCTCCAGGCGCACAGCTTGCCGTACACGTCGGCCGGCGATCCCAGAGCGTCATCCTCCAGCTGGCCAGGTGCTCTCAGGAGCACGATTCCGTACGATCTTTGCGATCTGAGGCCTGTATCCGCAGGTACGGCGCGGGTAGGGTGACGTTGTGCTGATCAGGTTCGAGGCGTCCAACCACCGCTCCATCAGGGAGCCGGCCGAACTCTCGATGGTCGCGATCGATCACGACCGGGCGGAGGCCCGGCATGCGCCGATGCTCGGCGAGAGCCTGCTGCCGGTGGCCGCGATCTACGGGCCGAATGCCTCCGGCAAATCGAACGTGATCTCGGCCCTTGCCTGGCTGTGCGACGCCGTCCGCAACTCCGTGTACGCCTGGGAAGAAGAAATCCCGGTCGAACCTTTCATTTTTCGCAACGGCCGGGCCATACCCAGCGAATTTACCGCCGAAATCACCATCAACGACATCAGGTTCGAATACATCCTGGAAGTCGACTCGGAACACGTCATCTACGAGGGCCTCTTTCACTATCCGGAGAAAAAGCGCAGGCGAATTTTCGAAAGGGAGGGGCCGGAGCTCAAGCTACAACGAGGGCTCGGGGCCATATCCGGCACGAGAGGCCTCATGACCGATCGGACGCTCGCCCTGTCCGTTGCCAAGAGGTTCGACGAACCGCTGGTCCGGAGATTTGCACAGGAACTCCAAGAAGTGCAGATTCTGGGCAGCGCGGGCAACGTCCTCGGCAGTCCGTTTTCGGCAAAAGGCTACCGAACGCCCCGGCTGATGGCCCGGAACAGGTCGATCTCTCCGACGGCTCGCTGGTTCGACAACCCGCCCGACCAGCTGGCGCTCTTCGAAGAGAGCGAGATCAGCGAGACCTCGTCCACGGATCGCGACCAGGCCCTGGCCATGCTCCGGCTCGCGGATCTGGGGATCGAGGACGTCGTCATCGACACGGACGAGTTGCGGCGCTCCGACGGGGAAAGAGTGACCCGTCGCAAGATCCGGCTCCTTCACAAGTCGACGGACGAGAGCGTTCCCTTCGATCTGGAGATCGAGTCGGAGGGCACAAGGTCATGGTTCAACACCATCGGGCCCGTACTCTCCGCACTCCGGCGAGGGTCGATCGTGCTCTTCGACGAACTTGACGCGAGCCTGCATCCGACCCTGTCCGCCGAGCTACTGAAGATCTTCCACAGCCCCGCGACCAACCCGCGCGCGGCACAGCTGATCTTCACCTCACACGACACCAGTCTGCTGAACCACCTGAACAGGGACGAGGTCTGGCTGACCGAGAAGAAGGCCGACGGATCCACCCGGCTGGGTGCGCTGTCGGACTTCGCGGGCGAGCGGGTGCGAAGATCGCAGAACCTGGAGAACGCCTACCTGCACGGCCGTTTCGGTGCGCTCCCCCAGGTCGATCAGACGCTGCTTCTCCGCGCGCTCGGACTGATCGGCTGATGGGCTCTCGGCAACGTCGCGGCGCCAAGCCGCTGCGCAGGACCGCCGGCAGCAGAAAAGAGCTGAGGACCATCATGGTCTTCTGCGAAGGGCAGAATTCCGAACCGGACTACATCAATGGCCTGAAGCGATTGCCTCATATAGCGGAGAACACCGCACTGGATATCCGGATCCATCCAGAGCAGGGAGTTCCGCTCACGCCGGTCAAGATGGCCCGTGAACATGTCGGCGATCCCGAGATCGACGAGTGCTGGTGCATCTTCGATGTCGAGTGGCCGCGAAACCATCCGCATCTCGCCCAAGCCGTCAACCTCGCCGAGTCGAGTGGAATCAATCTCGCCATATCGAACCCCTGTTTCGAGCTGTGGCTCATCCTGCACCACAAGCAGCACGGGGCGTTCATCGACACCAATCCGGCCGAGAGTCTTTCACGCTCTCTGGACAGCCGGACGGGGAAGAGCATCGATGCCGCTCTCTACATGCCGCTGAGGAAGCAGGCGGCGAGGAGCGCGATTCTCCTCGACAAGGGGCATCGGCAGAGCGAGACCCGATTCCCGCACGACAACCCTTCCTCCGGCATGTACAAGTTCCTCAAGAGCCTCGAAGGCGAGGGCTAGCCGGGCCGGCGGCTATGCGGCGGTCAGGTGCGAGCGGAGGCGGTTGCCGAAGCGGGCGAGGAGGCCGGGGCGCTTCGGGGCGGGGGCGCGTCGGGAGCGGTCGAGGCCGGGCCGGTAGTCGTCGGCGGGCTGGGGCGGCGGGTCCGCCGCCGGGATGAGGGTGTGGGCGGGGCGAGGGGTTGGGGCTCGAAGTGTGCCTGGTGCGGGAGAGATGACGGGTGCGGGGTGGGGCGGAAGGGGCCGGGGTGCACGGGCCGGGTCGGGGAAGGGGGTGGCGCGGGTCGCGTAGGGGCCGGGGAGGGCGGGGGCGGAGGGGGGACGGGTGCGGAGGGTGGTCCAGAGGGCGTGGCCGAGGGTTTCGAGGGTGGGGGCGGTGATCCAGGTGTCGCGGCCGGACAGGGGGACGAGGGCGCGCCAGACGCGGGTGGACTCGCCGAACCAGAGGGCGAGGACCTCGGGGAAGCTCGCGCGGAGGGCGCGCTGGTCGAGGGGGCGGGGGGCGTTGTTCGCCGTGGAGGAGGCGGAGCGGGGCGGCGGAGTGCCGATGCGGTCGCACATGGGCGGGGTCCTTCCTGGGCTAGGCCTTCGGGCGAGGCGCCCTGGGTCCTACGGGGTTCGTGACGGGCTGGGTTTCGGCTGCCGCTCGTCAGGCGGACGCGTCCGGGTCGATTTCGAACCAGACCGTGGTGCCCTTGCCGTCAGGGGCGGGGGTGTGGCCCCAGGAGAGGGCGAGGGCGTCGAGGAGGAAGAGGCCGCGGCCGTCTTCGTCGTCGTCTTCGGCGATCCGGGGCACAGGGATTCCGCCGCCCTCGTCGGACACCTCGACTCGCAGCACGCCCGGCCCGTGCAGCAGCGAGATCCGCACGATCCCGGCGCCCCCGTACTGGACTGCGTTGGTGGCGGCCTCCGAGGTGAGGAGGCGAAGTGTGTCGATCGCGCAGGGAGTCGCATACTTGACGGCGGCCTCCGCCACCCAGGTTCGCGCCCGTGCGGGCATCCGAACGTCCGGCTTCAGGTGGCTGAACCCGATGAGGCCGAGTCTCGATTGATACATCACCACACTCCTGACTGCTTTCGGACGACTACGCTGAGCGATGTCATGCACGGGAACAGGATGGCATTAACAAGTCAATGAAGGTGTGAACAAGTCAGAGTTTCGTGGCCCGATCTGGCCAGTAACACCCCGCGACGCTCCGTCACAGTGGGAGACTGCGGCGTATGGCACCTGCGGAGATGGCGGATTTCTCGGTGAACGAGACGGTGGGCGGGCCGACGGTCCGGCACCGACGGCTGTCGGCGGAACTGCGCAAACTTCGCGAATCTGCCGAATTGACGCCGCAGCAGGCCGCAGATCTTCTCGGCTGGAGTCGGCCGAAGCTCGTCAGGATCGAGACGAGCGGCGGGGCACCCTCAGCGGACGATGTGCAGCGCATCCTCGACGCGTACGGCGGCACCGACCAGGCGCTCCGGCTCGCGCTGGTCCAGCTCGTCCAAGACGTCCGGGTGCGCGGATGGTGGTCGGCGTACGGCGACGTCGTCGGAGGCTCCTATGCGCAGTGCGAGGATGCGGCGACCGAAATCAGGAGCTATCAGACATCGTTCATTCCCGGTCTGCTCCAAACGCCCGCCTACGCTCGCGCGATCATGCAGGAGGATGATCCCGACCTGATCGAGCGGCGAGTGCAGGCCCGTCTTACCCGCCAGGCCCTGCTCACCCGCCCATCCGCGCCGAAGCTCTCGATCGTGCTCGACGAGACCGCTCTCCGGCTCCCCATCGGGGACGGAGAAGTGATGCGCGAACAACTGGAGGCGCTGCTGACGGCGGCGCGACGGTCGAACATCGGCATTCGCGTGCTGGAGAGCTCCGCCGGTCTACATCCCGGCAGAACGGGCGGCAGCTTCGTCATCTTCAGCTTCGCGAGCCCCATCGAACCGGACGTCGTCTACCTGGAGACGATCGCCGGCGGCCTATATCTGGAGGAGATCGCCCAAGGGAGGCGCTGTAGCCTCCTGCACGAGGGCATCGTCAGCACCGCCCTTCCTGAGGATCCGTCGGCAGCACTCATCGCCGCCATCATCAAGGAGTGACCAGACACATGATCCACCGCGACGAGGTTCTGACCGTGATCTGGCGCAAGAGTTCCTACAGCGCTCCGCAGGGCAGCGACTGTGTAGAGCTCGGCGAGTTGCGCGGAGGCGTGGGCATCCGCGACTCCAAGAGCCCTGAACGCGCGCAGTTGAACGTCACTCGCGGCCAGTTGCGCGGCCTGACCTCCCGCATTCGCAGCGGCGGCATCTGACCCCAGTCGCACCTGCGCGATGCCCCCGGCTACGTGAGTTGCCGGGGGCCTTCGTTTTGTCAGTTGGTGACGAAAGGCAGGAAGTGGCCTACGCCGTTGGTCTTTCGGGCGGCGTCCAGGCGTTCCTGGGTGGGGCGGCCGTAAGTCGTGGTGCGTTGGGTGGCGGGGCGGCCGGCGCGGGCGGCTATCTCCTCCAGGGAGGAGATGGTCTTGAAGCTGCCGTTTCCGGAGCCGGCCATGCGGGAGATGGTCTCCTCCATGAGGGTGCCGCCCAGGTCGTTCACGCCGCCTTGGAGGACTTCGGTGCAGAGGTCGTCGGAGAGCTTCACCCAGCTGGTCTGGATGTTGTCGATGGCGCCGTGCAACAGGATGCGGGAGAGGGCGTGGACGGCGCGGTTCTCGCGGACGGTGGGGCCCGGGCGGGCGATGCCGGCCAGGTAGATGGGGGCGTTGTGGTGGACGAAGGGGAGCAGGACGAACTCGGTGAAGCCGCCTGTTTCCTCTTGGATCGACCGGAGCAGTTTGAGGTGGGCCACCCAGTGGGCGGGGGTGTCGACGTGGCCGTACATCATCGTCGACGTGGTGGGCAGGCCCACCGAGTGGGCGGTCTTGACCACGTCGATCCAGGCCGAGGTGGGGAGTTTGCCCTTGGTCAGGACCCAGCGGACGTCGTCGTCGAGGATCTCGGCGGCGGTGCCCGGCAGGGAGTCCACCCCGGCCTCCTTGGCCGCGATGAGCCATTCGCGCAGCGACAGGCCGGTGCGGGCCGTCCCGTTGACGACCTCCATCGGGCTGTAGGAGTGCAGGTGGATGTCGGGCCGCCGGCTCTTCACCTCGCGGGCCAGGTCGAAGTAGGCGGTGCCGGGCAGGTCGGGGTGGATGCCGCCCTGCATGCAGATCTCGGTCGCGCCCGCCTCCCACGCCTGGTCGACACGATCGCCGACCTGGGAGAGCGACAACGAGTAGGCGTCGGCGTCGGTGCGGCGCTGGGCGAAGGCGCAGAAGCGGCAACCGGTGTAGCAGACGTTGGTGAAGTTGATGTTCCGGGTGACGACATAGGTGACCTCGTCGCCGTTGACCTCGCGGCGCAGGTCGTCGGCGATCTTCGCCAAGGCCGCCAGCTCGGGGCCGTCGGCGTGCAGGAGGGCCAGGGCGTGCGTGTCGGACAGGCCGCCCGGGTCCTTCTCGGCGGCGGCGAGCGCGGCCTTGACGTCGGCGTCGAACCGCTCGGGGACGCGGACGCGTTCGCGCAGCGCGTCCCAGTCGCCGTAGACCTCGTCGAAGTCGTCGCGGCGGTCCGAGGTGCGGCCTTCGGTGTCGATGGCGGTGTGCAGGTCGGTGCGGCCCGTCTCGGCGAAGCCGCCGTCCGGCTCCTGCCAGCTGCGGCCCTCGACCACGGCGTCCTCGTCGGCGAGGCCGTCGGGCGTGCTGAGCGCCCGGACGTGCGCGAGGAGGCGCGGGTCGAGCCAGGGCTCACCCTTCTTCACGTACTCGGGGTAGATGGTGAGGCGCTCGCGCAGGGTGAACCCGGCGGCGGCGGTGCGCGCGGCGAGCTCCTCGATCTGCGGCCACGGCCGCTCGGGGTTGACGTGGTCGGGCGTGAGCGGTGAGACGCCGCCCCAGTCGTCGATGCCCGCGCGCAGGAACAGCGCGTACTCCTCGTCCAGGAGGTTCGGCGGCGCCTGGATGCGCGCCTTCGGCCCGAGGACGAGCCTGGCGACGGCGATCGTCGCGGCGAGCTCCTCGAGTTCGGCGTCCGGGGTGCCGCGCATCGCCGTGTCGGGCTTCGCCCGGAAGTTCTGGACGATGACCTCCTGGATCGCCCCGTACTCCCGCATGGTCCGGCGGATGGCGAAGAGCGCGTCGGCGCGTTCCTCGATGGTCTCGCCGATGCCGATGAGGATGCCCGTGGTGAACGGAACGTTGCAACGGCCGGCGTCCTCGAGGACGCGCAGCCGCACGGCGGGGTCCTTGTCGGGCGAGCCGTAGTGCGGGCCGCCCTTCTCGGTGAACAGCCGGGTCGCGGTGGTCTCCAGCATCATCCCCATGGACGGCGCGACGGGCTTGAGCCGCTGGAAGTCGCGCCAGGACAGGACGCCGGGGTTGAGGTGCGGAAGGAGGCCGGTCTCCTCAAGGACGCGGATGGCCATCGCGCGCACATAGGAGAGCGTGTCGTCGTAGCCCTGCTCGTCGAGCCACTCGCGGGCCTGGTGCCAGCGGTCCTCGGGGCGGTCGCCGAGGGTGAACAGGGCTTCCTTGCAACCGAGCGCGGCGCCCTGCCGGGCGATGTCGAGCACCTCGTCGGGGCTCAGGAACGGGGCCGGGAGCTTGCCAGGGGCGGTCGCGAACGTACAGTATCCACAGCGGTCGCGGCACAGCCGCGTCAGCGGGATGAACACCTTGCGGCTGTAGGTGATGACGCCGGGGCGCCCGGCGTCGCGCAGGCCCGCGTCGCGGGTGCGCGCGGCGTAGGTCAGCAGCGCGTCGAGGCTGTCGCCTCGGGCGTGCAGCAGAACCGCGGCCTCGGCCTGGTCGAGGGTCTTCCCGTCGCGGGCGCGCGCCAGTGCGCGGCGCAGCCCGGATTCACTCACTGCGCTCTCCATGGGCGCACTCTATGCCAAGCGTCATAGTGGGAACAGGGCAGACCCCCCGCAAGAACCAAAAGTCATGCGAACTTAAAGAAAGCCCTCAAAATCGGCGATAGTCCCGGACGCTCAGCCGGTGTCCGCGGCGCGGCGGGGCGTACCCCGCGAGCTGGAGCAGGACCGACACGCGGTAACGCTGCCCCCGGTACGGCTCAAGGAGTTCGAGCATGCCCGCGTCGTCCACCTTGCGGCGCAGGAACGCCCAGCCGACGATCCCCGGAAGGTTGTAGTCGCCGACCGACACCGCGTCCGGGTCGCCCAACGCGCGCTGCCGAACCTCGGCGGTCGTCCACGGGCCGACGCCCGGCAGCTTCGGCAGCCGCGACGGGTCCGCGTCCAGCCGCGCCCGGCTCGCCCCGATGATGGTCCGCGCCCGCACCGCCTCCGCACCGGCCCTGTGCCACTCCCACGACGGGATCCGCGCCCAGACCTCGGGCGGCGGCGGCACCCGCAGCTGCGGCGCGCCCGGCGCGGGCTCGCCGAACCGCCGCAGGAGATACCCCCAGGCGCGCCACGCCTCAGCGCCCGGCACCTTCTGCTCCAGGACGGCCGGGACCAGCGCCTCGAAGACCAGCCCGGACTTGGCTATCCGGAACGGGAACCGCCGGGCCGCGTCCCGCACGACGTCGTCGATCGGGACGAGCGCGTCCGGGTCGTCCTCGGCGCCCAGCAGCGCGGGCAGCGACTCCAGCAGCCAGTCCGCGCCGGGCCCCCACGCCTCGGCCTCCACGTGCCCGCCGGAGGCGGCCACCGCGAGCGTCCCGGGGCCCTCGGGGGTGTGCGAGGCGCGCCAGACGGTCCCGTCGGGCGTCACCCGGTAGGCGGGGTCGTGCGGACCCCGCCGGAACACCGCGAGGGTGCGCCGCGGCCGCACCGGCCACGGCGCCTCCCAGACGCGCAGGGGCACTACACGTCGCTGGAGAAACGGACCGCGGTCGGCGGCAGCTCGATGCCCGGCCACAGCCGCAGGCCGTCGCCGAGCTCGTTGCCCGGGCCGACCACCGCGCCGTCGCCCAGGATCGCCCCGTCGAGCATCGCGCCGGACGCGACCCGCGCGCCCCGGCCCAGCACCGAGTTGCGCACCCACGCGCCCTTGGCGACGACCGCCTCGTCGAACAGGACGCTGCCGCTGACGGTCGAGCCGGCCTCGATCGTCGCGTCGCAGCCGACGACCGTGCCCGCCGTGACGACCGCGCGCGGCGACACGTTCGCGCCCTCCAGCGCCAGCATCGGACCGGGCTTGCCCGGCAGCGCCGGCGACTCCAGCAGCCCCGTGACGAGGTCGCAGGAGCCGCGCACGAACGCCGACGGGGTGCCGACGTCGAGCCAGTAGTGCGCGTCCACGAAACCCATGACGGTCTCGCCGGACGCGATGAGGCCGGGGAAGGTCTCCCGCTCGACCGAGACGACCTCGTTGAACGGGATCGTGTCGATGACCTCGCGGCGGAACACGTACGACCCGGCGTTGATCCGGTTCGTCATCGGGTTGTTCGTCTTCTCCAGGAACGCCGTCACCCTGCCGTCCGGGGCGGTCGGCACCACGCCGAACCGGGACGGGTCGTCCACCTCGGTCAGGTGGAGGGTGACCGCGGCCTCGGACTCCAGGTGCGTCTGGACCTGATCGGGGATCGAGTGCCCCGACAGGATGTCGCCGTTGAGCACCAGCACCGGGTCGTCGGGCTTGCTGACGAGGGCCTGGGCCGCGTTCCGGATCGCCCCGCCGGTGCCGAGCGGGCGCCGCTCGTCCACGTAGACGAGTTCGAGCCCGTACGCCTCGGTGCCGAAGGCCGCCTCGAACATCTCCGACCGGTACGAGGTGGCGAAGACGATCCGGGTCACCCCCGCCGCGCTGGCCCTGGCCAGCTGGTGCGCCAGGAAGGGCACGCCCGCGGTCGGCAGCAGCGGCTTGGGAGTGGAGATCGTCAGCGGCCGGAGCCTCGTGCCCTTACCCCCGACAAGGAGAATCGCTTCCACGCCACACCTTTCTGACAGCGTCTGACCCGACCGTCCGGAGCAGATCACAGAGCCTACTCGGAGCGTTCTCCCCCGTAGGCTGGCCGAGTGAACTCCCGCCGGCTCAAGTCGATCTTCGTTCTGACCGCGCTGGGGTGCTGCCTGTACGGCATCGCGTCCCAGTGGCCGTCGATCGTCGACGCCCTGTCCCGGATGTCCCCCAGCGCTCTTGTCGGCGCCCTCGCCGCGGGCCTCGCGGGCCTCGGCTGCTGGATGCTGGGCTGGCGGGCCCTGCTCGCCGGGTGCGGAGCCCCCCTGCCGGTCCGCGCCACCACCAGGATCATGTTCCTCGGCCAGCTCGGCAAGTACGTGCCCGGCTCCGTCTGGGCGCTGGTGGGCCAGGTGGAGCTCGCCCGGCCCTACGGCGTGGCCCGCACCGCGTCGGCGAGCGCGACGGTCCTGGCGATGGCCACGACCGTCGCCACGGGGTGCCTCACCGCGGCCGCCGCACTGCCGCTGACCTCGGCAGAGGCCCTGCGCGCCTACTGGTGGGCGGCCGCGCTCACCCCGGTGCTGCTGGCGTGCCTGCACCCCCGGGTCGTCACCTGGGCGCTGAACCTCGCGCTGCGCCTCGTGCGGAGGCCAGTGCTGGACAGCGCCGTCCCGGCCCGCGCGATGGCCGCTGCGGTGGCCTGGACCCTGCTGGGCTGGCTGTTCTTCGCGGTCCACCTGTGGCTGCTGGCGCCCTCGGGGTCCGTGCTGCTGGCGGGGGGCGCGTACGCGCTGGCCTACGTCGTCGGGTTCCTGGTGATCCTCGCGCCGGGCGGCCTCGGCGCCCGGGAGGCCGCCCTCGTGCTCGCCCTCGGCCCCGTGATGGGGCAGGCCGACGCGCTCGTCCTGGCCCTGGCCTCGCGCGCCGTCCTCACGATCGCCGACCTGATCTGGGCGGGCGTGGGACGGCTCCAGAAAGCGCCCCAGGAAAGCCCGCGGAGCGGGAATCAACCGGCGCCGCGCGGCCTTGTCCCCGAGGACGACCACCGCCTTGAGGAGACCTCGTGACCGCAACGACCACGGCCACCGACTCGAACTTCGCAGCAGAGGTGCTTGAAGCCGACCTTCCCGTCCTCGTGGACTTCTGGGCCGAATGGTGCGCTCCCTGCAAGATGGTCGCCCCCGTGCTGGAGCAGATCGCCGCCGAGTACGCCGGACGACTCAAGATCGTCAAGGTCGACATCGACAGCAGCACCGAGACGGCCCGCGCCTACGGGATCCTGAGCGCCCCCACCCTCAACCTCTACAAGGGCGGCGAGGTGGTGGCCCAGATCGTCGGGGCGAAGCCGAAGCGCGCCCTGCTCAGCGCGATCGACCCGCACCTTTAGCCGGTCGGCGCCTACCGGGCCCGAGGGCCCGTGAGCGCCGCCAGGTAGGCCGTCCAGACGGGTTCCGGATCGGGACGCACCACCCTCGCCCGGAACCCGTCGGGATCGGCCAGCAGCTTCTCGATCGCCGCGCGCAGCGACGCGGCGTCGTCCGGCTCGGCGAGCACCCCGTCGACCCCGTCCCGGATCTGCGCCGCGAACCCCCCGACCCGCGTC harbors:
- the trxA gene encoding thioredoxin, with translation MTATTTATDSNFAAEVLEADLPVLVDFWAEWCAPCKMVAPVLEQIAAEYAGRLKIVKVDIDSSTETARAYGILSAPTLNLYKGGEVVAQIVGAKPKRALLSAIDPHL
- a CDS encoding DUF397 domain-containing protein; translation: MIHRDEVLTVIWRKSSYSAPQGSDCVELGELRGGVGIRDSKSPERAQLNVTRGQLRGLTSRIRSGGI
- a CDS encoding lysylphosphatidylglycerol synthase transmembrane domain-containing protein, with the translated sequence MNSRRLKSIFVLTALGCCLYGIASQWPSIVDALSRMSPSALVGALAAGLAGLGCWMLGWRALLAGCGAPLPVRATTRIMFLGQLGKYVPGSVWALVGQVELARPYGVARTASASATVLAMATTVATGCLTAAAALPLTSAEALRAYWWAAALTPVLLACLHPRVVTWALNLALRLVRRPVLDSAVPARAMAAAVAWTLLGWLFFAVHLWLLAPSGSVLLAGGAYALAYVVGFLVILAPGGLGAREAALVLALGPVMGQADALVLALASRAVLTIADLIWAGVGRLQKAPQESPRSGNQPAPRGLVPEDDHRLEETS
- a CDS encoding ABC transporter permease; this encodes MSALALAARDSSTMIRRQLKRLVRYPAMTVQLVITPIIILFLFVYVLGGTLGEGIGGGRAEYIAYIVPGILLMAASTAVAGTAVMVATDMTEGIVARFKTMRISRASVLTGHVAASVIQQLLSMAALLAIAYALGFRPNASAVEWLAVLGLLTLFAFAISWIAVALGLASPTPEAAGSSPMFLMLLPFLGSGFVPTDSMPTVLRWFADYQPFTPIMETTRGLLLGTEIGNNAYISLAWCIALTALSYLWAKNTFTKA
- a CDS encoding bifunctional FO biosynthesis protein CofGH — its product is MESAVSESGLRRALARARDGKTLDQAEAAVLLHARGDSLDALLTYAARTRDAGLRDAGRPGVITYSRKVFIPLTRLCRDRCGYCTFATAPGKLPAPFLSPDEVLDIARQGAALGCKEALFTLGDRPEDRWHQAREWLDEQGYDDTLSYVRAMAIRVLEETGLLPHLNPGVLSWRDFQRLKPVAPSMGMMLETTATRLFTEKGGPHYGSPDKDPAVRLRVLEDAGRCNVPFTTGILIGIGETIEERADALFAIRRTMREYGAIQEVIVQNFRAKPDTAMRGTPDAELEELAATIAVARLVLGPKARIQAPPNLLDEEYALFLRAGIDDWGGVSPLTPDHVNPERPWPQIEELAARTAAAGFTLRERLTIYPEYVKKGEPWLDPRLLAHVRALSTPDGLADEDAVVEGRSWQEPDGGFAETGRTDLHTAIDTEGRTSDRRDDFDEVYGDWDALRERVRVPERFDADVKAALAAAEKDPGGLSDTHALALLHADGPELAALAKIADDLRREVNGDEVTYVVTRNINFTNVCYTGCRFCAFAQRRTDADAYSLSLSQVGDRVDQAWEAGATEICMQGGIHPDLPGTAYFDLAREVKSRRPDIHLHSYSPMEVVNGTARTGLSLREWLIAAKEAGVDSLPGTAAEILDDDVRWVLTKGKLPTSAWIDVVKTAHSVGLPTTSTMMYGHVDTPAHWVAHLKLLRSIQEETGGFTEFVLLPFVHHNAPIYLAGIARPGPTVRENRAVHALSRILLHGAIDNIQTSWVKLSDDLCTEVLQGGVNDLGGTLMEETISRMAGSGNGSFKTISSLEEIAARAGRPATQRTTTYGRPTQERLDAARKTNGVGHFLPFVTN
- a CDS encoding RloB family protein: MVFCEGQNSEPDYINGLKRLPHIAENTALDIRIHPEQGVPLTPVKMAREHVGDPEIDECWCIFDVEWPRNHPHLAQAVNLAESSGINLAISNPCFELWLILHHKQHGAFIDTNPAESLSRSLDSRTGKSIDAALYMPLRKQAARSAILLDKGHRQSETRFPHDNPSSGMYKFLKSLEGEG
- a CDS encoding sugar phosphate nucleotidyltransferase, yielding MEAILLVGGKGTRLRPLTISTPKPLLPTAGVPFLAHQLARASAAGVTRIVFATSYRSEMFEAAFGTEAYGLELVYVDERRPLGTGGAIRNAAQALVSKPDDPVLVLNGDILSGHSIPDQVQTHLESEAAVTLHLTEVDDPSRFGVVPTAPDGRVTAFLEKTNNPMTNRINAGSYVFRREVIDTIPFNEVVSVERETFPGLIASGETVMGFVDAHYWLDVGTPSAFVRGSCDLVTGLLESPALPGKPGPMLALEGANVSPRAVVTAGTVVGCDATIEAGSTVSGSVLFDEAVVAKGAWVRNSVLGRGARVASGAMLDGAILGDGAVVGPGNELGDGLRLWPGIELPPTAVRFSSDV
- a CDS encoding DNA-3-methyladenine glycosylase family protein, whose amino-acid sequence is MPLRVWEAPWPVRPRRTLAVFRRGPHDPAYRVTPDGTVWRASHTPEGPGTLAVAASGGHVEAEAWGPGADWLLESLPALLGAEDDPDALVPIDDVVRDAARRFPFRIAKSGLVFEALVPAVLEQKVPGAEAWRAWGYLLRRFGEPAPGAPQLRVPPPPEVWARIPSWEWHRAGAEAVRARTIIGASRARLDADPSRLPKLPGVGPWTTAEVRQRALGDPDAVSVGDYNLPGIVGWAFLRRKVDDAGMLELLEPYRGQRYRVSVLLQLAGYAPPRRGHRLSVRDYRRF
- a CDS encoding ATP-binding protein translates to MYQSRLGLIGFSHLKPDVRMPARARTWVAEAAVKYATPCAIDTLRLLTSEAATNAVQYGGAGIVRISLLHGPGVLRVEVSDEGGGIPVPRIAEDDDEDGRGLFLLDALALSWGHTPAPDGKGTTVWFEIDPDASA
- a CDS encoding AAA family ATPase → MLIRFEASNHRSIREPAELSMVAIDHDRAEARHAPMLGESLLPVAAIYGPNASGKSNVISALAWLCDAVRNSVYAWEEEIPVEPFIFRNGRAIPSEFTAEITINDIRFEYILEVDSEHVIYEGLFHYPEKKRRRIFEREGPELKLQRGLGAISGTRGLMTDRTLALSVAKRFDEPLVRRFAQELQEVQILGSAGNVLGSPFSAKGYRTPRLMARNRSISPTARWFDNPPDQLALFEESEISETSSTDRDQALAMLRLADLGIEDVVIDTDELRRSDGERVTRRKIRLLHKSTDESVPFDLEIESEGTRSWFNTIGPVLSALRRGSIVLFDELDASLHPTLSAELLKIFHSPATNPRAAQLIFTSHDTSLLNHLNRDEVWLTEKKADGSTRLGALSDFAGERVRRSQNLENAYLHGRFGALPQVDQTLLLRALGLIG
- a CDS encoding ATP-binding protein, encoding MAMGFTGPRSVDLDLIRPDGGHAGWTVLAGRNASGKTTLLRAMALAFPAPQAPPSKRGGCP
- a CDS encoding helix-turn-helix domain-containing protein — its product is MAPAEMADFSVNETVGGPTVRHRRLSAELRKLRESAELTPQQAADLLGWSRPKLVRIETSGGAPSADDVQRILDAYGGTDQALRLALVQLVQDVRVRGWWSAYGDVVGGSYAQCEDAATEIRSYQTSFIPGLLQTPAYARAIMQEDDPDLIERRVQARLTRQALLTRPSAPKLSIVLDETALRLPIGDGEVMREQLEALLTAARRSNIGIRVLESSAGLHPGRTGGSFVIFSFASPIEPDVVYLETIAGGLYLEEIAQGRRCSLLHEGIVSTALPEDPSAALIAAIIKE